One segment of Falco peregrinus isolate bFalPer1 chromosome 4, bFalPer1.pri, whole genome shotgun sequence DNA contains the following:
- the GTPBP6 gene encoding putative GTP-binding protein 6 isoform X1, which yields MGPGRLSQSLLLRCWRAAAALGGARCRAGPLCTRPLSAVVRLRAPQRPPGRGGPPRAGGGGWRKGVAGASEEEEVVDELDEDEDEDEEGVEELLGPSPLALGPGVQRVAVVHPAVKWGPKKSPLTSAELQIAEAVALVDTLQNWTVLEKIIIPTKNPDKKFIFGKGNFQILTEKIKKLPHVTAVFLNVERISSLTKKELEDAWGVKVFDRYTVVLHIFRCNARTKEAKLQIALAEIPLLRSNLKNEVSQLDQQRGGSRYIMGSGETFMETQNRILKEKELKIRNALEKLRRKRSLLRTQRRKREFPIISVMGYTNCGKTTLIKALTGEAGLQPRDQLFATLDITAHAGYLPSHMAVIYIDTIGFLTDLPHNLVESFSATLEEVAYSDLIVHVRDITHPETILQKATVLSVLKNLNIPSHLLDSMVEVHNKVDLIERYKPTEENALAISALHGYGLEELKEEIEKKILTATGKKILTVSVNLEGPQLSWLYKEAAVQEVEVMPEDGTAKVKVIISSSAFGKYKNLFPNSKIFMP from the exons ATGGGGCCCGGCCGCCTCTCGCAGTCGTTGCTGCTGCGCTGctggcgggcggcggcggctctcGGCGGGGCCCGCTGCCGCGCCGGGCCGTTGTGCACCCGCCCGCTCAGCGCCGTCGTTCGCCTGCGGGCTCCGCAGCGGCCGCCGGGCAGAGGCGGGCCaccgcgggcgggcggcggaggGTGGCGGAAGGGGGTGGCGGGGGccagcgaggaggaggaggtggtggatGAGCTcgatgaggatgaggatgaagaCGAGGAGGgtgtggaggagctgctgggccCCTCCCCGCTGGCGCTGGGGCCCGGCGTGCAGCGCGTGGCCGTGGTGCACCCGGCTGTCAAGTGGGGCCCGAAGAAGTCGCCGCTCACCTCGG CTGAATTACAGATTGCTGAAGCTGTTGCTCTTGTAGATACACTTCAGAACTGGACAgttttagagaaaataattattcctACAAAAAATCCTGacaagaaatttatttttggcAAAGGAAACTTTCAGATTTTGACAG aaaagattaaaaaattgcCCCACGTGACAGCTGTCTTCTTGAATGTGGAAAGAATATCTTCACTAACAAAG AAAGAACTAGAAGATGCCTGGGGCGTGAAAGTCTTTGACAGATACACTGTTGTACTTCACATTTTTCGTTGTAATGCCCGGACCAAAGAAGCAAAACTTCAGATAGCGTTGGCTGAAATTCCACTCCTCAG atcaaatctgaaaaatgagGTGTCTCAGCTAGATCAGCAAAGAGGTGGATCGAGATACATCATGGGCTCAG gtGAAACATTCATGGAGACACAGAATCGTATCTTGAAGGAGAAAGAACTTAAAATTAGGAATGCCCTGGAGaaactaagaagaaaaaggtcTTTACTTAGAACTCAGCGCAGAAAACGCGAGTTTCCCATTATCTCAGTAATGGGCTATACTAATTGTG gAAAAACTACCTTAATCAAAGCCTTGACTGGGGAAGCAGGACTTCAACCCAGAGATCAGCTGTTTGCCACTCTTGATATTACAGCCCATGCTGGCTATCTTCCTTCGCATATGGCAGTTATTTATATTGACACCATTGGGTTTCTGACTGATCTTCCACATAATCTGGTTGAGTCCTTTTCGGCTACATTAGAAGAAGTGGCTTACTCT GATCTGATCGTTCATGTGAGGGATATTACTCATCCAGAAACCATCCTCCAGAAAGCAACCGTTCTGTCAGTTCTGAAGAATCTTAATATTCCCAGCCATTTACTGGACTCAATGGTAGAAGTTCATAACAAAGTGGATTTGATAGAAAG GTATAAACCCACTGAAGAAAACGCTTTAGCCATTTCTGCTCTACATGGATATGGTTTAGAagagctgaaagaagaaatagagaaaaaaattttgacAGCAACAGGGAAGAAGATTCTGACAGTCAGCGTCAACTTAGAGGGACCTCAGCTaag TTGGCTCTATAAAGAAGCGGCAGTTCAGGAAGTAGAAGTCATGCCTGAAGATGGCACAGCCAAGGTGAAGGTGATAATCAGCAGTTCTGCTTTTGGCAAATACAAAAACCTCTTTCCCAACAGTAAGATTTTTATGCCATGA
- the GTPBP6 gene encoding putative GTP-binding protein 6 isoform X2, with the protein MHIPVIGNLNKVNDGILQYFFFFCVCVPKAELQIAEAVALVDTLQNWTVLEKIIIPTKNPDKKFIFGKGNFQILTEKIKKLPHVTAVFLNVERISSLTKKELEDAWGVKVFDRYTVVLHIFRCNARTKEAKLQIALAEIPLLRSNLKNEVSQLDQQRGGSRYIMGSGETFMETQNRILKEKELKIRNALEKLRRKRSLLRTQRRKREFPIISVMGYTNCGKTTLIKALTGEAGLQPRDQLFATLDITAHAGYLPSHMAVIYIDTIGFLTDLPHNLVESFSATLEEVAYSDLIVHVRDITHPETILQKATVLSVLKNLNIPSHLLDSMVEVHNKVDLIERQAEDAKCTYRYKPTEENALAISALHGYGLEELKEEIEKKILTATGKKILTVSVNLEGPQLSWLYKEAAVQEVEVMPEDGTAKVKVIISSSAFGKYKNLFPNSKIFMP; encoded by the exons ATGCACATACCAGTTATTGGAAATCTGAACAAAGTTAATGATGGtatattacaatatttttttttcttttgtgtgtgtgttcctaAAGCTGAATTACAGATTGCTGAAGCTGTTGCTCTTGTAGATACACTTCAGAACTGGACAgttttagagaaaataattattcctACAAAAAATCCTGacaagaaatttatttttggcAAAGGAAACTTTCAGATTTTGACAG aaaagattaaaaaattgcCCCACGTGACAGCTGTCTTCTTGAATGTGGAAAGAATATCTTCACTAACAAAG AAAGAACTAGAAGATGCCTGGGGCGTGAAAGTCTTTGACAGATACACTGTTGTACTTCACATTTTTCGTTGTAATGCCCGGACCAAAGAAGCAAAACTTCAGATAGCGTTGGCTGAAATTCCACTCCTCAG atcaaatctgaaaaatgagGTGTCTCAGCTAGATCAGCAAAGAGGTGGATCGAGATACATCATGGGCTCAG gtGAAACATTCATGGAGACACAGAATCGTATCTTGAAGGAGAAAGAACTTAAAATTAGGAATGCCCTGGAGaaactaagaagaaaaaggtcTTTACTTAGAACTCAGCGCAGAAAACGCGAGTTTCCCATTATCTCAGTAATGGGCTATACTAATTGTG gAAAAACTACCTTAATCAAAGCCTTGACTGGGGAAGCAGGACTTCAACCCAGAGATCAGCTGTTTGCCACTCTTGATATTACAGCCCATGCTGGCTATCTTCCTTCGCATATGGCAGTTATTTATATTGACACCATTGGGTTTCTGACTGATCTTCCACATAATCTGGTTGAGTCCTTTTCGGCTACATTAGAAGAAGTGGCTTACTCT GATCTGATCGTTCATGTGAGGGATATTACTCATCCAGAAACCATCCTCCAGAAAGCAACCGTTCTGTCAGTTCTGAAGAATCTTAATATTCCCAGCCATTTACTGGACTCAATGGTAGAAGTTCATAACAAAGTGGATTTGATAGAAAGGCAAGCAGAAGATGCTAAGTGTACTTACAG GTATAAACCCACTGAAGAAAACGCTTTAGCCATTTCTGCTCTACATGGATATGGTTTAGAagagctgaaagaagaaatagagaaaaaaattttgacAGCAACAGGGAAGAAGATTCTGACAGTCAGCGTCAACTTAGAGGGACCTCAGCTaag TTGGCTCTATAAAGAAGCGGCAGTTCAGGAAGTAGAAGTCATGCCTGAAGATGGCACAGCCAAGGTGAAGGTGATAATCAGCAGTTCTGCTTTTGGCAAATACAAAAACCTCTTTCCCAACAGTAAGATTTTTATGCCATGA
- the PLCXD1 gene encoding PI-PLC X domain-containing protein 1 isoform X2 translates to MFQLCHHEAFVNSASLPELRGAGPWRWRGGGCECRPRGARPVRPVPRVGHGDRWRLAVTCFFLCPVHQFTSLKPGTLPWCCAGRQLFPQAVTPYEVLEQALMEGTLQTSIHICHGNGQWMSRLPEKLWDIPLYNLALPGSHDTMTYCLDKTSDISGNESKLVKFLNKCMPCIVRPIIMKWSTTQVLTVTEQLEAGVRYLDFRIAHKANDPSANLYFVHMVYTTITVQDILWEVLRWLETHPQEVVILACRNFDGLTKKLHCLLIACIKEIFQCKLCPRNVVPTLRTMWQRGHQVIVSYEEDVEVDKHRELWPAIPYWWGNKTATRALIQYLERMKQVGRPEKFFVAGINLTENLRYILVHPFGSLKKMTLRSLPCLKIWIKQQYPGPKKECVNIIAGDFIGNHDFVKDVIELNTKINPPLHCQSKGTGTNSISF, encoded by the exons ATGTTTCAATTATGTCATCATGAGGCGTTCGTTAATTCTGCCTCGCTGCCGGAGCTGCGCGGTGCCGGGCCGTGGCGCTGGCGGGGCGGTGGGTGCGAGTGCCGCCCGCGGGGGGCCCGCCCGGTGCGCCCTGTCCCGCGGGTCGGGCACGGCGATCGCTGGCGGCTGGCAGTTACTTGTTTCTTCTTGTGTCCCG TTCATCAGTTTACAAGCCTGAAGCCTGGAACCCTCCCTTGGTGTTGTGCTGGGAGACAGCTGTTTCCACAAGCAGT aACACCCTATGAAGTCCTAGAGCAGGCACTGATGGAAGGCACTTTGCAAACCTCCATTCACATCTGCCATGGAAATGGTCAATGGATGTCACGATTACCAGAGAAGCTCTGGGATATTCCCCTCTATAACTTAGCTCTTCCAG GGAGTCATGACACTATGACCTACTGCTTGGATAAAACCTCTGATATTAGTGGCAATGAATCCAAGCTGGTgaagtttttaaacaaatgtatgCCCTGCATTGTGCGCCCCATTATCATGAAGTGGTCTACAACACAG GTGCTGACTGTGACGGAGCAGCTTGAGGCAGGAGTTAGGTATCTAGATTTCAGGATTGCCCACAAGGCTAACGATCCTTCTGCGAATTTGTACTTCGTGCATATGGTTTACACAACCATTACTGTACAG GATATTCTGTGGGAAGTGTTAAGGTGGTTGGAAACTCATCCTCAGGAAGTTGTTATCTTAGCCTGCAGGAATTTTGATGGATTAACCAAGAAACTTCATTGTCTTCTTATTGCCTGTATAAAAGAGATTTTCCAGTGTAAACTCTGTCCCAGAAAT GTGGTGCCGACGCTGCGGACCATGTGGCAGCGTGGCCATCAGGTTATAGTCTCGTACGAAGAGGATGTGGAAGTGGACAAGCACCGTGAGCTGTGGCCAGCAATCCCATACTGGTGGGGAAACAAAACCGCCACTCGCGCTCTCATCCAGTATTTAGAGCGCATGAAGCAGGTGGGCCGTCCAG aaaaattctTTGTAGCGGGGATTAACCTTACTGAAAATTTAAGGTATATTCTTGTACACCCATTTGGATCATTGAAGAAAATGACACTCCGGAGTCTTCCATGCTTGAAAATCTGGATAAAGCAGCAGTATCCAGGACCAAAAAAAGAATGTGTTAACATCATTGCTGGAGACTTCATAGGAAACCATGATTTTGTTAAAGATGTGATAGAACTCAACACAAAAATTAATCCTCCGTTACACTGTCAAAGTAAAGGGACTGGAACAAATAGCATTTCATTCTGA
- the PLCXD1 gene encoding PI-PLC X domain-containing protein 1 isoform X3, giving the protein MEGTLQTSIHICHGNGQWMSRLPEKLWDIPLYNLALPGSHDTMTYCLDKTSDISGNESKLVKFLNKCMPCIVRPIIMKWSTTQVLTVTEQLEAGVRYLDFRIAHKANDPSANLYFVHMVYTTITVQDILWEVLRWLETHPQEVVILACRNFDGLTKKLHCLLIACIKEIFQCKLCPRNVVPTLRTMWQRGHQVIVSYEEDVEVDKHRELWPAIPYWWGNKTATRALIQYLERMKQVGRPEKFFVAGINLTENLRYILVHPFGSLKKMTLRSLPCLKIWIKQQYPGPKKECVNIIAGDFIGNHDFVKDVIELNTKINPPLHCQSKGTGTNSISF; this is encoded by the exons ATGGAAGGCACTTTGCAAACCTCCATTCACATCTGCCATGGAAATGGTCAATGGATGTCACGATTACCAGAGAAGCTCTGGGATATTCCCCTCTATAACTTAGCTCTTCCAG GGAGTCATGACACTATGACCTACTGCTTGGATAAAACCTCTGATATTAGTGGCAATGAATCCAAGCTGGTgaagtttttaaacaaatgtatgCCCTGCATTGTGCGCCCCATTATCATGAAGTGGTCTACAACACAG GTGCTGACTGTGACGGAGCAGCTTGAGGCAGGAGTTAGGTATCTAGATTTCAGGATTGCCCACAAGGCTAACGATCCTTCTGCGAATTTGTACTTCGTGCATATGGTTTACACAACCATTACTGTACAG GATATTCTGTGGGAAGTGTTAAGGTGGTTGGAAACTCATCCTCAGGAAGTTGTTATCTTAGCCTGCAGGAATTTTGATGGATTAACCAAGAAACTTCATTGTCTTCTTATTGCCTGTATAAAAGAGATTTTCCAGTGTAAACTCTGTCCCAGAAAT GTGGTGCCGACGCTGCGGACCATGTGGCAGCGTGGCCATCAGGTTATAGTCTCGTACGAAGAGGATGTGGAAGTGGACAAGCACCGTGAGCTGTGGCCAGCAATCCCATACTGGTGGGGAAACAAAACCGCCACTCGCGCTCTCATCCAGTATTTAGAGCGCATGAAGCAGGTGGGCCGTCCAG aaaaattctTTGTAGCGGGGATTAACCTTACTGAAAATTTAAGGTATATTCTTGTACACCCATTTGGATCATTGAAGAAAATGACACTCCGGAGTCTTCCATGCTTGAAAATCTGGATAAAGCAGCAGTATCCAGGACCAAAAAAAGAATGTGTTAACATCATTGCTGGAGACTTCATAGGAAACCATGATTTTGTTAAAGATGTGATAGAACTCAACACAAAAATTAATCCTCCGTTACACTGTCAAAGTAAAGGGACTGGAACAAATAGCATTTCATTCTGA
- the PLCXD1 gene encoding PI-PLC X domain-containing protein 1 isoform X1, translated as MRWLGARPAPHVPPAAVHPQSTERLPAAPPAPWLHQSHLPLRPRPSRPSLASCKPAVTGQGRGSPRPGAGSRVRELSSVGLPGERTWGRNRPLETPYEVLEQALMEGTLQTSIHICHGNGQWMSRLPEKLWDIPLYNLALPGSHDTMTYCLDKTSDISGNESKLVKFLNKCMPCIVRPIIMKWSTTQVLTVTEQLEAGVRYLDFRIAHKANDPSANLYFVHMVYTTITVQDILWEVLRWLETHPQEVVILACRNFDGLTKKLHCLLIACIKEIFQCKLCPRNVVPTLRTMWQRGHQVIVSYEEDVEVDKHRELWPAIPYWWGNKTATRALIQYLERMKQVGRPEKFFVAGINLTENLRYILVHPFGSLKKMTLRSLPCLKIWIKQQYPGPKKECVNIIAGDFIGNHDFVKDVIELNTKINPPLHCQSKGTGTNSISF; from the exons ATGCGGTGGCTTGgtgcccgcccggccccgcacgTTCCTCCCGCAGCAGTACACCCGCAGTCCACCGAGCGGCTCCCGGCTGCGCCGCCGGCACCTTGGCTTCACCAGAGCCACCTCCCGCTCCGTCCCCGTCCCTCCCGCCCCTCCCTCGCCTCCTGCAAACCTGCGgtcaccgggcagggcaggggcagcccccgcccggGTGCGGGCAGCCGGGTGCGGGAGCTGAGCTCTGTGGGGCTTCCTGGAGAGCGGACATGGGGGCGAAACCGTCCGCTGGA aACACCCTATGAAGTCCTAGAGCAGGCACTGATGGAAGGCACTTTGCAAACCTCCATTCACATCTGCCATGGAAATGGTCAATGGATGTCACGATTACCAGAGAAGCTCTGGGATATTCCCCTCTATAACTTAGCTCTTCCAG GGAGTCATGACACTATGACCTACTGCTTGGATAAAACCTCTGATATTAGTGGCAATGAATCCAAGCTGGTgaagtttttaaacaaatgtatgCCCTGCATTGTGCGCCCCATTATCATGAAGTGGTCTACAACACAG GTGCTGACTGTGACGGAGCAGCTTGAGGCAGGAGTTAGGTATCTAGATTTCAGGATTGCCCACAAGGCTAACGATCCTTCTGCGAATTTGTACTTCGTGCATATGGTTTACACAACCATTACTGTACAG GATATTCTGTGGGAAGTGTTAAGGTGGTTGGAAACTCATCCTCAGGAAGTTGTTATCTTAGCCTGCAGGAATTTTGATGGATTAACCAAGAAACTTCATTGTCTTCTTATTGCCTGTATAAAAGAGATTTTCCAGTGTAAACTCTGTCCCAGAAAT GTGGTGCCGACGCTGCGGACCATGTGGCAGCGTGGCCATCAGGTTATAGTCTCGTACGAAGAGGATGTGGAAGTGGACAAGCACCGTGAGCTGTGGCCAGCAATCCCATACTGGTGGGGAAACAAAACCGCCACTCGCGCTCTCATCCAGTATTTAGAGCGCATGAAGCAGGTGGGCCGTCCAG aaaaattctTTGTAGCGGGGATTAACCTTACTGAAAATTTAAGGTATATTCTTGTACACCCATTTGGATCATTGAAGAAAATGACACTCCGGAGTCTTCCATGCTTGAAAATCTGGATAAAGCAGCAGTATCCAGGACCAAAAAAAGAATGTGTTAACATCATTGCTGGAGACTTCATAGGAAACCATGATTTTGTTAAAGATGTGATAGAACTCAACACAAAAATTAATCCTCCGTTACACTGTCAAAGTAAAGGGACTGGAACAAATAGCATTTCATTCTGA